From Ipomoea triloba cultivar NCNSP0323 chromosome 5, ASM357664v1, the proteins below share one genomic window:
- the LOC116019963 gene encoding heparan-alpha-glucosaminide N-acetyltransferase, with the protein MGSCPYPYQLITQHLRPRDDHYNNNNRTTPTSDLPNYFSLRIEPPTHTHHAPPNSPLSTAPRLLSLDVFRGITVALMILVEDAGGIFPSINHSPWNGLTLADIVMPLFLFIVGVSLGLAYKNLSNRTAATGKAIFRALKLLIIGVFLQGGYFHGLNNLTYGVDITQIRWTGVLQRIAIAYFVTAISEIWLKNDCKVDSGLSLLKRYQYQWAMAFVLIAIYLSLLYGLYVPDWEYQIPAEMVSSDTKILSHSLPFKVKCGVRGDTGPACNAAGMVDRTVLGIQHLYRRPIYARTKECSVNSPDYGPLPIDAPSWCQAPFDPEGLLSSLMAIVTCFVGVHFGHVIIHFKDHKTRILQWIIPSCCLLLLGVTCNFFGMHINKVLYSFSYTCVTAGTAGVVFAGVYIMVDVYGCRHFTSLLEWMGMNALLIYVLVSCNIIPIIVQGLYWRLPENNIVSMIGIGHK; encoded by the exons ATGGGTTCCTGTCCCTATCCCTATCAACTCATCACCCAACATCTTCGCCCCCGCGATGAtcattacaacaacaacaaccgcaCTACCCCAACCTCCGATCTGCCCAACTACTTCTCCCTGCGGATTGAACCACCCACCCACACTCATCATGCTCCCCCCAACTCTCCCCTATCCACAGCCCCCCGCCTTCTCTCCCTTGACGTTTTTCGCGGGATTACAGTTGCg TTAATGATACTTGTGGAAGATGCGGGTGGAATTTTCCCTTCTATCAATCATTCACCTTGGAATGGTTTAACCCTGGCAGACATAGTTATgccactttttctttttattgtagGAGTATCACTTGGACTTGCATACAAG AACCTATCTAACAGAACGGCTGCAACTGGAAAGGCAATATTTCGGGCACTTAAGCTGTTGATTATTGGAGTCTTTCTCCAAG GAGGCTACTTTCATGGACTCAACAATCTAACTTACGGAGTGGACATTACACAAATCAGATGGACAGGTGTCTTGCAG AGAATTGCTATAGCATATTTTGTGACCGCTATTTCTGAAATTTGGCTCAAGAATGACTGCAAGGTTGATTCAGGATTATCTTTGTTAAAGAGATACCAGTACCAGTG GGCCATGGCTTTTGTGCTTATTGCCATATACCTCTCTTTGTTGTACGGTCTTTATGTTCCAGATTGGGAGTACCAGATTCCAGCGGAGATGGTGTCTTCTGATACAAAGATACTCTCA CATTCTTTGCCTTTCAAGGTGAAATGTGGTGTGCGAGGTGATACAGGACCTGCATGCAATGCTGCTGGAATGGTTGATCGTACAGTTTTGGGTATTCAACACTTATATAGAAGGCCAATATATGCACGAACAAAA GAGTGTAGTGTCAATTCTCCAGATTATGGTCCACTTCCTATAGATGCTCCTTCGTGGTGTCAAGCCCCCTTTGACCCCGAAGGACTTTTGAG CTCATTGATGGCGATTGTAACTTGCTTTGTTGGTGTACATTTTGGACATGTTATAATCCATttcaag GATCATAAAACTAGAATATTGCAATGGATAATACCATCATGTTGTCTCCTGCTGTTAGGGGTAACATGCAACTTCTTTG GGATGCATATAAACAAGGTATTATACAGCTTCAGTTACACATGTGTCACTGCTGGTACTGCTGGAGTTGTCTTCGCTGGAGTGTATATAATG GTTGATGTGTATGGATGTAGACACTTTACAAGTTTGCTGGAGTGGATGGGAATGAATGCATTACTGATTTATGTTCTGGTGTCCTGCAACATAATACCAATTATTGTGCAGGGATTGTATTGGAGGCTTCCAGAAAATAACATT GTTTCAATGATCGGTATTGGGCATAAGTAG